The Populus nigra chromosome 14, ddPopNigr1.1, whole genome shotgun sequence genome has a segment encoding these proteins:
- the LOC133672899 gene encoding transcription factor bHLH110-like isoform X1, which yields MMEPGNLHLQHQFQEQFTGYYSSLLSQSADYNKVSSTGDDLNPGTGFILNINSNTNNNYQTDCIPNSRVSWPPASLTPGLSFCLASGFNQPSTANEFLLAKTKEELPDPFFKPGEMMHTGSNVEGSYFLSSKYKHQYSRDLGENQYPLNSLSSLHHISDSNAQKTASLQNLSGCNRYNFSHILPSISISTSDLCSSLVSSSLNLNLQAVDLLSTSTYDGAASFSQSSENTLDHFTREHKDSPSKSSNKTSTIEDGFGRKKRPSSNFQSKNFLTEAKKNRSTPRSLCPPLKVRKEKLGDRIAALQRLVAPYGKTDTASVLTEAIGYIQFLHDQVQTLSVPYMKPSNIQPARTTQVSSNEEDGKGQQKRDLRSKGLCLVPLSCVSFFNTCNGDI from the exons atgatggAACCTGGAAATCTCCACCTCCAGCATCAGTTTCAAGAACAGTTTACAGGTTATTATTCTTCTTTATTATCACAATCTGCTGATTACAATAAGGTTTCCAGCACCGGTGATGACTTGAACCCAGGAACAGGCTTCATTTT GAATATTAACAGTAATACCAACAACAACTATCAAACTGATTGCATCCCAAATTCAAGGGTGTCTTGGCCACCTGCTTCCTTGACTCCAGGGTTGAGTTTCTGCCTTGCAAGTGGTTTCAACCAACCATCTACGGCCAATGAATTTCTATTGGCAAAGACCAAAGAAGAGTTGCCAGATCCTTTCTTCAAGCCAGGTGAAATGATGCACACTGGCTCTAATGTCGAGGGGTCATATTTTCTGTCATCTAAATACAAGCACCAATATTCTCGTGATCTAGGTGAAAATCAATATCCTCTCAACAGCTTATCTTCTCTTCACCATATTTCAGACTCTAATGCTCAAAAAACGGCAAGTCTGCAGAATCTATCTGGTTGTAACAGATATAATTTTAGCCATATTTTACCAAGTATCAGTATTTCAACATCAGATTTGTGTTCTTCATTAGTTTCAAGTTCTTTGAACTTGAACTTACAAGCTGTGGATCTTTTATCAACTAGTACTTATGATGGTGCCGCAAGTTTTAGCCAGTCTTCAGAAAACACTCTCGATCATTTCACGCGAGAACATAAAGATAGCCCTTCAAAAAGCTCCAACAAA ACATCAACCATTGAAGATGGATTTGGGAGAAAAAAGAGACCTAGCAGCAATTTTCAGTCCAAGAACTTTCTCACAGAAGCTAAGAAGAACAGGTCCACACCACGATCCTTGTGCCCCCCATTGAAG GTCAGGAAGGAGAAACTAGGGGACAGGATTGCAGCTCTTCAGAGGTTGGTGGCACCTTATGGCAAG ACAGACACTGCCTCTGTGTTGACAGAAGCAATTGGATATATACAATTTCTTCATGACCAAGTGCAG ACACTGAGCGTGCCGTATATGAAGCCATCAAACATCCAGCCAGCTAGAACAACGCAAGTG AGTTCAAATGAAGAAGATGGGAAGGGACAACAAAAGAGAGATCTCAGAAGTAAAGGGTTATGCCTTGTGCCTCTATCTTGTGTATCATTCTTCAACACATGCAATGGCGACATCTAA
- the LOC133672899 gene encoding uncharacterized protein LOC133672899 isoform X2, translating into MMEPGNLHLQHQFQEQFTGYYSSLLSQSADYNKVSSTGDDLNPGTGFILNINSNTNNNYQTDCIPNSRVSWPPASLTPGLSFCLASGFNQPSTANEFLLAKTKEELPDPFFKPGEMMHTGSNVEGSYFLSSKYKHQYSRDLGENQYPLNSLSSLHHISDSNAQKTASLQNLSGCNRYNFSHILPSISISTSDLCSSLVSSSLNLNLQAVDLLSTSTYDGAASFSQSSENTLDHFTREHKDSPSKSSNKTSTIEDGFGRKKRPSSNFQSKNFLTEAKKNRSTPRSLCPPLKEGETRGQDCSSSEVGGTLWQDRHCLCVDRSNWIYTISS; encoded by the exons atgatggAACCTGGAAATCTCCACCTCCAGCATCAGTTTCAAGAACAGTTTACAGGTTATTATTCTTCTTTATTATCACAATCTGCTGATTACAATAAGGTTTCCAGCACCGGTGATGACTTGAACCCAGGAACAGGCTTCATTTT GAATATTAACAGTAATACCAACAACAACTATCAAACTGATTGCATCCCAAATTCAAGGGTGTCTTGGCCACCTGCTTCCTTGACTCCAGGGTTGAGTTTCTGCCTTGCAAGTGGTTTCAACCAACCATCTACGGCCAATGAATTTCTATTGGCAAAGACCAAAGAAGAGTTGCCAGATCCTTTCTTCAAGCCAGGTGAAATGATGCACACTGGCTCTAATGTCGAGGGGTCATATTTTCTGTCATCTAAATACAAGCACCAATATTCTCGTGATCTAGGTGAAAATCAATATCCTCTCAACAGCTTATCTTCTCTTCACCATATTTCAGACTCTAATGCTCAAAAAACGGCAAGTCTGCAGAATCTATCTGGTTGTAACAGATATAATTTTAGCCATATTTTACCAAGTATCAGTATTTCAACATCAGATTTGTGTTCTTCATTAGTTTCAAGTTCTTTGAACTTGAACTTACAAGCTGTGGATCTTTTATCAACTAGTACTTATGATGGTGCCGCAAGTTTTAGCCAGTCTTCAGAAAACACTCTCGATCATTTCACGCGAGAACATAAAGATAGCCCTTCAAAAAGCTCCAACAAA ACATCAACCATTGAAGATGGATTTGGGAGAAAAAAGAGACCTAGCAGCAATTTTCAGTCCAAGAACTTTCTCACAGAAGCTAAGAAGAACAGGTCCACACCACGATCCTTGTGCCCCCCATTGAAG GAAGGAGAAACTAGGGGACAGGATTGCAGCTCTTCAGAGGTTGGTGGCACCTTATGGCAAG ACAGACACTGCCTCTGTGTTGACAGAAGCAATTGGATATATACAATTTCTTCATGA